From the genome of Vitis riparia cultivar Riparia Gloire de Montpellier isolate 1030 chromosome 2, EGFV_Vit.rip_1.0, whole genome shotgun sequence, one region includes:
- the LOC117905201 gene encoding uncharacterized protein LOC117905201 produces MREADAVKTKASYKKINVACCKLQLEGALNIPMTCNHVQLVFGIPSSEKKPVLDNHYIREGHTPSIIKIEDLMVETENATKFHCLFIIFVCATLFAPTMGLEGHHALWHALPESLIGDVNWGQFLIDELMHVVHDHRQSGGFYIRGCLLFLQICPYQNSPSYTNFTCQFSCHDEIL; encoded by the coding sequence AAGATTAATGTGGCATGCTGCAAGCTTCAGTTGGAGGGAGCTCTCAACATTCCCATGACTTGCAATCATGTACAACTAGTATTTGGAATCCCTTCTAGTGAAAAGAAACCGGTTCTCGACAACCATTACATTCGTGAGGGCCACACTCCATCCATTATAAAGATTGAAGATCTCATGGTTGAAACAGAGAATGCCACAAAATTCCATTgcctatttattatttttgtgtgtGCTACTCTCTTTGCCCCTACGATGGGCTTGGAAGGTCACCATGCCTTATGGCATGCCCTTCCCGAATCACTAATAGGAGATGTTAACTGGGGACAATTCCTCATTGATGAACTTATGCATGTCGTACATGACCACCGACAAAGTGGGGGGTTTTACATTAGGGGTTGCTTGTTGTTCCTGCAGATTTGTCCTTACCAAAACTCTCCATCTTATACCAACTTTACTTGTCAATTTTCATGTCACGATGAGATTCTTTAa